A section of the Solitalea canadensis DSM 3403 genome encodes:
- a CDS encoding diacylglycerol/lipid kinase family protein, giving the protein MKKVLFVINPLAGGTDKSVLTDLINSANDEGRFLSSIYLTTGKEDKQLILTLIVSFQPDIIAIAGGDGTLVMVAEIMMKSSVKLAIIPMGSANGMAKELGISTDIEIAFNLITAGRELTIDLLSINNIICLHLADVGLNARVVRRFERDPNRGLWTYGKYVLRELSLLRRNRFYIEADGVKFRRSAVSMIFANASRYGTGAVINPVGSLTDGKFELCIIKQLSFLHFLNLVWKSFFGRISDSDQVEIISAGKASLKARRKILLQSDGEVIGKVKNIVIEVIPSAVSILVPPTYLNSSS; this is encoded by the coding sequence ATGAAAAAGGTATTATTTGTTATAAATCCTTTAGCAGGAGGAACTGATAAATCTGTCTTAACCGATCTGATTAACTCAGCCAATGACGAAGGGCGATTTTTATCGTCGATTTATTTAACAACCGGGAAAGAAGATAAGCAGTTGATCCTGACACTTATTGTGTCTTTTCAGCCTGATATTATTGCTATTGCTGGCGGTGATGGTACTTTAGTGATGGTTGCTGAAATAATGATGAAAAGTTCTGTAAAGCTGGCCATTATACCAATGGGCTCAGCAAACGGGATGGCTAAAGAACTGGGAATTTCGACTGATATTGAAATAGCATTTAACTTAATTACAGCAGGTCGTGAGTTAACCATCGACCTGCTTTCTATTAATAACATAATTTGTCTGCATTTGGCTGATGTAGGGTTGAATGCACGCGTAGTAAGAAGATTTGAACGGGACCCTAATCGCGGCTTATGGACTTACGGCAAATATGTTCTTCGTGAGTTATCCTTGTTGAGGCGAAATCGATTTTATATTGAAGCTGATGGTGTAAAGTTTAGGAGAAGCGCTGTCTCAATGATTTTTGCAAATGCATCCCGTTATGGAACAGGGGCAGTAATCAATCCGGTTGGAAGCTTAACAGATGGTAAATTTGAGTTGTGTATTATTAAACAATTATCCTTTTTACATTTTCTGAACCTGGTATGGAAATCTTTTTTTGGAAGGATTAGTGATTCCGATCAGGTTGAAATCATTAGTGCAGGTAAAGCCTCACTCAAAGCCAGGAGAAAAATCTTGCTTCAGTCCGATGGAGAAGTAATTGGAAAGGTTAAAAACATTGTTATAGAAGTTATTCCATCGGCGGTTTCCATTTTAGTACCACCGACTTACCTTAATTCTTCTTCGTAA
- a CDS encoding TonB-dependent receptor: MKKIILTISYLLVGCYFTYAQEAVPGDSLQINNQPVIVIKGEDLQKFPSGDLMIALEGRVPGFDSFNQSQSDFLFIIDGIYSNNVNSISTSEIEEIKFYKGGLIAKDGIYSSTNGTFVVTTKRSHYNQPLTTTFLLQGGSNNESGNSSYFSQNYQVGVHKGYKIMKYGAGLSYSSNYQGGLTNVDQYILNANLDVKPLQWLETGVHVNYNPNNFSDSPSSQLEGNIKQLNGDFYFTVKPMKGLSNTFTIAKSKLSYKYDLIYSGVTTEYINYYSANQNDNSITFYDNKLNYEYGFFKNHLIVGASLTYNRIKQGFSSEMTYNRIDEYNQPTFSISVQKIDRSVQSYMGGLSFNVNNWLILEGGFRIDEPSFASVKHVKSPYGALTIDYKNILFKQSNTISSGTLNIAFSKRSKLIATNGLSSSIGFTNGVFPTEPGPLDNKVFSLSASIGLLKNCVLINGDWTDNTTSTFFPNYLSSSNPFSAHEINTKSWRLWLNSEIYKSTDFSWSMGINFSNQKNKLILSEGNQNTSPTGGLAIVTTEDDDQSYNKVLLGGIQQGIRFKKLSLEMNGSVCFNRDALNASVYQVPGRQPIINEFKNYQYFAINYMALGYSLGNVSKYVKNSSLYLVGRNLISTTENQLYTNIPKYVGLSLKVEL, from the coding sequence ATGAAAAAGATTATTTTAACTATAAGTTATTTATTGGTTGGCTGTTATTTTACTTATGCTCAGGAAGCCGTTCCTGGAGATTCATTACAAATCAATAATCAACCGGTAATCGTCATCAAAGGAGAGGACTTACAAAAGTTTCCTTCTGGTGACTTAATGATTGCATTAGAAGGCAGAGTCCCTGGTTTTGATTCGTTTAATCAATCACAAAGTGATTTCTTGTTTATAATTGACGGCATCTATTCTAATAATGTAAACAGTATTTCCACTAGTGAAATAGAAGAAATAAAATTTTACAAAGGGGGATTAATAGCTAAAGATGGTATTTACTCGTCAACAAATGGGACTTTCGTTGTTACCACCAAAAGAAGTCATTATAACCAGCCTCTAACTACAACTTTTTTACTTCAGGGAGGTAGCAATAACGAATCGGGTAACAGCAGTTATTTTTCTCAGAATTATCAGGTTGGTGTGCACAAAGGATATAAAATAATGAAGTACGGAGCCGGACTTAGTTACTCAAGCAATTATCAAGGTGGCTTAACAAATGTTGATCAATATATCCTTAATGCTAATCTAGATGTAAAACCACTTCAATGGTTAGAAACAGGTGTTCATGTAAACTATAATCCCAATAATTTTAGTGATTCGCCTTCATCGCAATTAGAAGGAAATATTAAACAACTCAATGGCGATTTCTATTTTACCGTCAAGCCTATGAAGGGTTTAAGCAATACATTTACAATCGCAAAGAGTAAACTTAGTTATAAGTATGATCTTATTTATTCTGGAGTTACTACTGAATACATAAATTACTATTCAGCAAACCAAAATGATAATTCGATTACATTTTATGATAATAAACTAAATTACGAATACGGGTTCTTCAAGAACCATCTAATAGTGGGTGCTAGTTTAACTTATAACAGGATAAAACAAGGTTTTTCAAGCGAAATGACTTACAATAGAATCGATGAATATAATCAGCCAACTTTTTCTATTTCAGTTCAAAAAATTGACCGGTCAGTTCAGTCCTACATGGGAGGTTTGTCATTTAACGTTAATAACTGGCTGATTCTTGAAGGGGGATTTCGTATTGATGAGCCAAGTTTTGCAAGTGTTAAACATGTAAAATCACCATATGGCGCATTAACAATTGATTATAAGAACATTCTTTTTAAACAAAGCAATACAATCTCATCCGGTACTTTAAATATTGCTTTTAGTAAGCGTTCTAAGCTTATTGCAACAAATGGCTTAAGCAGTTCAATAGGTTTTACCAATGGTGTATTTCCGACCGAACCTGGTCCATTGGATAATAAGGTATTTAGTTTGTCGGCAAGCATAGGATTGTTGAAAAATTGTGTTTTAATTAATGGGGATTGGACAGACAATACCACTTCAACATTTTTTCCAAATTATCTTTCTTCTTCTAATCCATTCTCTGCTCACGAGATCAATACTAAATCCTGGAGATTATGGCTTAATTCTGAGATTTATAAATCAACTGATTTTTCCTGGAGCATGGGCATTAATTTTAGTAATCAAAAGAATAAGCTAATTCTTTCGGAAGGGAACCAAAATACTTCTCCAACAGGAGGACTTGCAATTGTAACAACCGAAGATGATGATCAGTCGTACAATAAAGTGTTATTAGGAGGAATTCAGCAAGGTATTCGTTTTAAAAAATTATCCCTTGAAATGAATGGATCCGTTTGTTTTAACAGGGATGCGTTGAATGCTTCTGTTTATCAAGTGCCTGGAAGACAGCCTATAATTAATGAATTTAAAAATTATCAGTACTTCGCAATCAATTATATGGCGTTGGGTTATTCACTTGGTAATGTATCCAAATACGTGAAAAACTCGTCACTATACCTGGTAGGAAGAAATTTAATAAGTACAACAGAGAACCAACTTTATACTAACATACCAAAATATGTTGGTTTAAGTTTAAAAGTTGAATTGTAA
- a CDS encoding TonB-dependent receptor produces MKNILLVLSLLLSSFSLYAQYSNDSSKVKLQKPIVVVKGDDLQKFPSNNLLEALEGRIPGYDSFSHTANDFLFIVDGIYTTNINSININEISEISFYRGGFTGSDGIYASSAGTFVIRTKRAEYEQPLTTTFLVQAGNDNPTNQTDNYLSQSCLFGVHKGYSMLKYGFGLNYSTMYNNGSFANDNTFKVNANIDIKPLKWIETGLYINFNPNKINQNEPLTKSSLAFKHSEKSNFLNGNFYLTVNPLKGLINTFTVAKYKSSSDINRTIYSATSDNVSLFDGHHDNAIMFYNNKLSYKKGWVNDKLKFGADFIYNRIVQNSDKEENFSYNSTNGFSTLDTYNLNESFIGELTLNLNDMLLLEGGYRLDKMGSISVGDNIIESPYASVTFELQKALYKNSEVISSTKFNIAFSKRQGTVRNYETFYSTGYRPDLLPSVSDPLGNKVYSFSTTVGLWNDRVVFSGDWFNCKHSTHIPIDMSYMSVNMIIMHPTELETNGWRIWLNTDIVRSSDFLWKAGVNFNKQKSKADLQTKMVSPVIRNTNFIYNPNKEKTYLGLLQPIFDDFYQGVEYGGIQNNISYKNLSLEINGSFCLNKKSFVPSLTPSSTVINDLVVSNYELIDYNSFVLNYMAVGYSLNRSVLKYVNDAGLFLVAKNILEMNNRDNLYIRSPKYLGVALKVIL; encoded by the coding sequence ATGAAAAACATTCTACTCGTTTTAAGCTTGTTACTCTCAAGCTTTTCTCTTTATGCGCAATATTCCAATGATTCTTCAAAAGTGAAACTTCAAAAACCGATTGTAGTTGTAAAAGGAGATGACCTACAGAAATTTCCGTCAAACAACCTATTGGAGGCCCTAGAAGGGCGAATTCCGGGGTACGATTCTTTTTCTCATACTGCAAATGATTTTTTGTTTATAGTTGATGGTATATATACTACTAACATTAATAGTATTAACATTAATGAAATATCGGAGATTAGCTTTTATAGGGGAGGATTTACCGGATCTGATGGCATTTATGCTTCCTCTGCCGGAACTTTTGTTATTAGAACAAAGAGAGCTGAATATGAGCAGCCGTTAACCACAACTTTTTTAGTCCAGGCTGGCAATGATAATCCAACCAACCAAACTGATAATTATCTCTCTCAAAGCTGCCTGTTTGGTGTTCATAAAGGATATTCTATGCTTAAATATGGCTTCGGTCTTAATTATTCAACTATGTATAATAATGGATCTTTTGCTAATGATAATACATTTAAAGTAAACGCTAATATTGACATAAAGCCTTTAAAATGGATAGAAACGGGGCTTTACATCAATTTTAATCCGAACAAAATTAATCAAAATGAACCTTTAACAAAGAGTTCATTAGCTTTCAAACATTCAGAAAAAAGTAATTTTCTGAATGGCAATTTTTATTTAACAGTTAATCCCCTGAAAGGATTAATAAACACATTTACTGTAGCTAAGTATAAATCATCATCCGATATTAACAGAACCATATATAGTGCCACTTCAGATAACGTTTCACTTTTTGATGGTCACCATGATAATGCTATAATGTTTTATAATAATAAATTAAGTTATAAAAAGGGCTGGGTTAATGATAAACTAAAGTTCGGTGCCGATTTCATTTACAATAGGATAGTTCAAAATTCAGATAAAGAGGAAAATTTTAGTTATAACTCGACGAATGGTTTCTCAACATTGGATACCTATAATTTGAATGAATCATTCATTGGAGAGTTGACTCTTAATTTAAATGACATGTTATTATTGGAAGGCGGCTATAGATTGGACAAAATGGGGAGTATATCTGTTGGCGACAACATTATTGAATCTCCTTATGCTTCAGTTACGTTTGAATTGCAAAAAGCATTATATAAAAATAGCGAGGTCATATCTTCCACAAAGTTTAATATTGCTTTCAGTAAACGGCAAGGTACAGTTAGAAATTATGAGACTTTTTATTCAACAGGATATAGACCCGATCTTTTACCTTCAGTATCCGATCCATTGGGTAATAAAGTATATAGCTTTTCAACTACTGTTGGACTTTGGAATGATCGTGTTGTTTTTAGTGGAGATTGGTTTAATTGTAAGCATTCTACTCATATTCCAATAGATATGTCATATATGAGTGTTAATATGATTATAATGCATCCTACTGAGCTCGAAACTAATGGGTGGAGAATTTGGTTAAATACAGATATTGTTAGGTCTTCTGATTTTTTATGGAAAGCCGGAGTGAATTTTAACAAACAAAAAAGTAAAGCTGATTTGCAAACTAAAATGGTTAGTCCAGTAATTAGAAATACTAATTTTATTTATAATCCGAATAAGGAAAAAACTTACTTGGGATTATTGCAGCCAATTTTTGACGATTTCTATCAGGGAGTTGAATATGGTGGAATTCAAAATAATATATCTTATAAGAATTTATCTTTAGAAATAAACGGATCATTCTGTTTAAATAAAAAATCATTTGTTCCGTCACTAACTCCAAGTTCTACAGTAATTAATGACTTGGTTGTTAGTAATTATGAGTTGATTGACTATAATTCATTTGTGCTGAATTATATGGCTGTTGGGTATAGTTTAAACAGATCGGTTCTTAAATATGTTAATGATGCCGGTTTATTTTTAGTTGCTAAGAACATCTTAGAAATGAATAATCGTGACAATCTATATATCAGGTCTCCAAAATATTTAGGGGTAGCACTTAAAGTTATTTTATAA
- a CDS encoding metallophosphoesterase — MVSNAFEVVLIGDTGEIRTDGTDPVLRLFKEQLPSNENSLVIFLGDLIYPKGLPPEHDSMRKHAEKVLNYYHTLLKDFKGKKLFISGNHDWNKGKPNGYEYVLRQEKYIQKLFEDKHIYQPLSGCPGPTVIDVNDQLAVIVINTQWWLQDGFRPAGKQYGCCVDNEQQFFAQLNNVLYQNKHKQLLVVGHTPVYSYSVHGGRYKLRHHLFPLTIYKKNAWLPLPLIGSLLPLYRKLYGAREDITHPRYRRLRAKLKLIFKRYPGLIYACGHEHNLQYIEKNSNHFIVSGSGSKVKYVVQSGKYLRFGAAKRGFFKLKLENQKVECQCWAINSKYEKGQLFYEEELR; from the coding sequence ATGGTAAGTAATGCTTTTGAAGTAGTTTTAATTGGTGATACAGGTGAAATCAGAACTGATGGCACTGACCCGGTGCTACGTTTATTTAAGGAGCAGTTGCCCTCAAATGAAAACAGCCTGGTCATTTTTTTGGGTGATTTAATTTACCCAAAGGGATTGCCTCCCGAGCACGACTCCATGCGAAAACATGCCGAAAAAGTATTAAACTATTATCATACCTTACTAAAAGACTTTAAAGGAAAAAAACTATTCATTTCCGGCAATCACGATTGGAATAAAGGAAAGCCAAACGGTTACGAGTATGTACTTCGACAAGAAAAATATATTCAAAAACTGTTTGAGGATAAGCATATTTATCAGCCGCTTTCTGGTTGTCCCGGACCAACAGTTATTGATGTTAATGATCAGCTAGCTGTAATTGTGATCAATACTCAATGGTGGCTGCAGGATGGATTTAGACCGGCAGGCAAACAATATGGTTGTTGTGTAGATAATGAACAACAGTTCTTTGCACAACTCAATAATGTGCTATATCAGAATAAACATAAGCAACTACTGGTTGTTGGTCATACCCCGGTTTATAGTTACTCGGTACATGGAGGGCGTTATAAATTGCGTCATCACCTATTTCCGCTGACTATCTATAAAAAAAATGCTTGGCTCCCTTTACCATTAATTGGCTCGTTACTTCCTTTGTATCGTAAGTTGTATGGAGCAAGAGAAGATATTACTCATCCTCGTTATCGACGATTGAGAGCTAAACTTAAGCTTATTTTTAAACGTTATCCGGGATTAATTTATGCTTGCGGACATGAGCACAACTTACAGTATATCGAAAAAAACAGTAATCATTTTATTGTGAGTGGTTCTGGGAGTAAGGTTAAATATGTGGTGCAATCAGGGAAATATTTGCGTTTCGGAGCAGCAAAGAGAGGTTTTTTTAAGTTAAAATTAGAAAATCAAAAAGTTGAATGTCAATGCTGGGCAATCAATTCCAAATATGAAAAAGGTCAGTTATTTTACGAAGAAGAATTAAGGTAA
- a CDS encoding DUF4288 domain-containing protein, with the protein MEWFIAKLVYQIQSGEGNHQPQFDEQLRLIQAADFSAALSKAKEVGLDQQTTFLNVKKELVNWRFIDVVALDKIQSVSDKSEVYSQIVETDSATEYLDDLRIRARKVRRQLIQLEHYI; encoded by the coding sequence ATGGAATGGTTTATTGCAAAACTTGTTTACCAGATCCAATCAGGAGAAGGTAATCATCAGCCTCAATTTGACGAACAATTGAGATTGATACAAGCGGCAGATTTTTCAGCTGCGCTCTCTAAAGCTAAGGAAGTGGGTTTAGATCAACAAACTACTTTCTTGAATGTAAAAAAAGAACTTGTTAACTGGCGATTTATTGATGTAGTTGCCCTCGATAAAATTCAATCTGTAAGTGATAAATCTGAAGTATATTCTCAAATTGTTGAAACCGACAGTGCCACAGAATATCTGGATGATTTAAGAATCAGAGCAAGAAAAGTAAGACGACAACTTATTCAATTAGAGCATTATATTTAA
- a CDS encoding sensor histidine kinase, which translates to MATYPLKNRSFLMVFVSSWIVWAVLHTIILNFTFGFNWWISATDSIIFNLFLAGACALISYIFVFYRPEGKVLFTLGETISITGLWLFLSNVSLTQTLYDQPEYLKFLSNSLGLRFCIGFLIVGWVAILSLLWYKKEEQEEHMRVHESTEKLAREAELFKLRQQLQPHFLFNSLNSISALVVVKPEEARTMIQQLSDFLRGTLKKEENQWITAEEEIQYLKLYLEIEKVRFSHRLKTIIEITDDAKLMKLPPMLLQPIVENAIKFGLYDTTEEVEISIKVGKNVNNELEINVKNPFDAQTNIPQGTGFGLSSIIRRLYLLFGRNDLLETRAENNIFSTTLKIPQTNDQSDIN; encoded by the coding sequence ATGGCCACTTATCCTTTAAAAAACAGATCATTCTTAATGGTCTTCGTTTCTTCGTGGATTGTTTGGGCTGTGCTCCATACGATTATACTTAATTTCACATTTGGGTTTAACTGGTGGATCTCGGCGACAGACAGTATTATTTTTAACCTTTTTTTAGCTGGTGCTTGTGCACTGATCAGCTATATTTTCGTTTTCTACAGACCTGAAGGTAAAGTGTTGTTTACCTTGGGAGAAACAATATCGATTACCGGATTATGGCTTTTTCTGAGTAATGTGAGTTTAACACAAACATTATACGATCAACCTGAATACTTAAAATTCCTTTCTAACTCATTAGGCCTACGATTTTGTATCGGATTTCTTATTGTGGGTTGGGTGGCAATTTTAAGCTTGTTATGGTATAAAAAAGAAGAACAGGAAGAACATATGCGCGTACATGAATCAACGGAGAAACTGGCGCGGGAAGCTGAATTGTTTAAATTAAGACAACAACTACAGCCTCACTTCTTGTTTAACAGTTTAAATTCTATCAGTGCTTTGGTGGTTGTTAAACCTGAAGAAGCCAGAACCATGATCCAACAGCTTTCAGATTTTTTAAGAGGAACGCTAAAAAAGGAAGAAAATCAATGGATCACAGCAGAAGAGGAGATCCAATACCTTAAATTGTACCTTGAGATAGAGAAAGTGAGATTTAGTCATCGTCTTAAAACAATTATTGAAATAACAGATGATGCTAAACTTATGAAGTTACCTCCAATGTTATTGCAACCGATTGTAGAGAATGCTATAAAGTTTGGACTTTACGATACAACTGAGGAAGTAGAGATTAGTATAAAAGTTGGTAAAAACGTCAATAACGAACTCGAAATAAATGTAAAAAACCCATTTGACGCACAGACAAATATTCCGCAAGGAACGGGTTTTGGTTTAAGTTCGATAATCAGACGTTTGTATTTGCTTTTTGGCAGAAACGACCTTTTAGAAACCCGTGCTGAGAACAACATTTTCAGTACAACCTTAAAAATTCCACAAACCAATGATCAAAGCGATATTAATTGA
- a CDS encoding LytR/AlgR family response regulator transcription factor, which yields MIKAILIDDEPLARSIVKEYLKDYTDIEIIQECNDGFEGVKAIGMHKPDLIFLDIQMPKINGFEMLELLDCPPSIIFTTAFDEYAIKAFEANAIDYLLKPFSKDRFDKAITKWLQSRTNNTTEQVASTQNVIESMAASPSQNNRVVVKAEGKIKIIPTNEIQYLEASDDYVKIQTSEGAFLKNKTMSFFEQTLDTQHFVRIHRSYIINLNQIVRIDLYDKDSHLAVLKSGIQIPVSKSGYLKLKEALNM from the coding sequence ATGATCAAAGCGATATTAATTGACGATGAACCTTTAGCAAGGTCCATTGTAAAAGAATACTTAAAAGATTATACCGATATTGAAATCATTCAAGAGTGTAATGATGGCTTTGAAGGTGTAAAGGCAATCGGCATGCATAAACCTGATCTTATATTTTTGGATATTCAAATGCCTAAAATCAACGGTTTTGAAATGCTGGAATTATTAGATTGTCCGCCTTCCATCATATTTACCACCGCATTTGACGAATATGCGATCAAAGCTTTTGAAGCAAATGCAATAGATTACTTATTGAAGCCCTTTTCAAAAGATCGTTTTGATAAAGCAATAACCAAATGGCTTCAATCGCGCACTAATAATACCACAGAGCAGGTGGCATCAACACAAAACGTTATCGAAAGCATGGCCGCTAGTCCTTCGCAAAATAACCGTGTGGTAGTAAAAGCGGAAGGAAAAATAAAGATCATCCCAACAAATGAGATTCAGTACTTAGAAGCTTCGGATGATTACGTAAAGATTCAAACTTCTGAAGGTGCATTTTTGAAGAATAAAACAATGAGTTTCTTCGAACAAACGTTAGATACACAGCATTTTGTTCGTATCCATCGTTCATACATCATCAACTTAAATCAAATTGTAAGAATTGATTTATACGATAAAGACTCTCACTTAGCTGTGCTAAAATCGGGAATTCAAATTCCGGTAAGTAAAAGCGGCTATCTTAAACTGAAAGAGGCTTTGAATATGTAG
- a CDS encoding DUF2490 domain-containing protein encodes MLCNFIKKLPYSILLTITALTASAQTQKVVNHNSMSWFSINNVIKVSDHWVFLADLHNRRQDFMAETNFWFARAGIGYYIKPNFRVAAGYAHLWLTPPEGMSNWQDENRFYTEFLLTQKLSSIGLMQRLRVEQRWQEQLTNDVKTGTKFTNRVRYLLSATIPVFKGENAEKLPALMVADEILLNFGKQVVYNSMDQNRFFIGIKQRVTKSLNFDFGYMNVYQQKSSGNVYDSNNTMRLFFYYTLDVSNKNTTPHLQHESGN; translated from the coding sequence ATGCTTTGTAACTTTATAAAAAAACTACCCTATTCTATCTTACTAACTATCACAGCATTAACCGCCTCTGCTCAAACTCAAAAAGTGGTTAATCATAATTCCATGAGTTGGTTTTCCATTAACAATGTAATAAAAGTTAGCGACCATTGGGTATTTCTGGCCGACTTACATAACCGACGACAGGATTTTATGGCTGAAACTAATTTCTGGTTTGCCCGCGCAGGTATTGGTTATTATATAAAACCGAATTTCAGAGTGGCTGCCGGTTATGCCCATCTTTGGCTAACTCCTCCGGAAGGAATGAGCAATTGGCAGGATGAAAATCGTTTTTATACAGAGTTCCTGTTAACTCAAAAACTATCTTCCATTGGATTAATGCAACGTTTAAGGGTTGAACAACGCTGGCAAGAGCAATTAACGAATGATGTTAAAACGGGCACCAAATTTACCAATCGGGTTCGGTACCTGTTAAGTGCAACAATTCCTGTTTTTAAAGGTGAGAATGCTGAAAAACTTCCGGCGCTAATGGTCGCCGATGAAATTTTGCTCAATTTTGGCAAGCAGGTTGTATATAATTCCATGGATCAGAATCGTTTCTTTATTGGAATAAAGCAACGCGTTACTAAATCTCTGAATTTTGATTTTGGTTACATGAATGTCTATCAACAGAAATCCAGTGGTAATGTGTACGATAGTAATAATACAATGCGTCTATTTTTCTATTATACACTTGATGTTTCCAATAAAAATACAACACCTCATCTTCAACATGAAAGTGGCAACTAA
- a CDS encoding HdeD family acid-resistance protein: protein MLHSLVRNWWVILLRGFIALVYGIIAFIWPGITLITLLYFLGFYLIADGLLGLFTVISSWGHREDKWILVLDGLLSLGVGLIALRSPIEAGIAIIFIVGFWAILGGITKIAFAIHVRSEIKGEGWIAFSGVLSILLGFFLMANPLAGSVSLIWLIASFSIVIGFIWIVTAFRVRSFGRRLRY from the coding sequence ATGTTACACTCTCTCGTTCGCAATTGGTGGGTCATTCTGTTAAGAGGATTTATAGCTTTAGTTTATGGAATAATTGCTTTTATATGGCCTGGTATTACATTGATCACCCTTTTATATTTTCTTGGATTTTATTTGATTGCTGACGGTCTGTTGGGCTTGTTTACGGTGATTTCAAGCTGGGGGCATCGTGAAGATAAATGGATATTAGTATTGGATGGTTTATTGAGTTTGGGGGTTGGCCTAATTGCACTAAGATCGCCAATAGAAGCTGGAATTGCAATTATCTTTATTGTAGGATTTTGGGCAATTCTAGGCGGAATAACCAAAATCGCATTTGCTATACATGTTCGTAGTGAAATAAAAGGAGAGGGATGGATTGCTTTTAGTGGAGTATTGTCGATTCTTTTGGGATTCTTTCTAATGGCAAATCCTTTGGCTGGATCCGTAAGCCTGATTTGGCTTATCGCCTCCTTTTCTATCGTCATCGGTTTTATTTGGATTGTCACCGCTTTTAGAGTCCGATCGTTTGGCAGACGTTTGAGGTATTAG
- the ald gene encoding alanine dehydrogenase, whose translation MIVGLPKEIKNNENRVALTPGGVTELVKNGHTVYVQTSAGSGSGFSDEEYTAAGATVLPTIEEVYAIAEMIVKVKEPIESEYKLIKENQLVFTYFHFASHEPLTKAMIESKAVCLAYETVEKKDRSLPLLVPMSEVAGRMAVQKGANYLEKPLGGRGVLLGGVAGVAPAKVLILGGGIVGTEAAKMAAGLGADVTIMDISLPRLRYLSDILPANVKTVMSNSYNISQAIKSSNLIIGSVLIPGAKAPHLITRNMLKEMQPGTVLVDVAVDQGGCIETCKPTTHENPTFVIDGVVHYCVANMPGAVPYTSTLALTNATLPYVIKLANKGWVDACQNDEELRKGLNVINGHIVYKPVAEAFGMGYTPVENYL comes from the coding sequence ATGATCGTCGGATTACCAAAAGAAATTAAAAACAACGAAAACCGTGTAGCTCTTACACCCGGGGGGGTAACCGAGCTGGTAAAAAACGGACACACTGTGTACGTTCAAACTTCAGCAGGTAGCGGAAGCGGTTTTAGTGACGAAGAATACACTGCAGCAGGTGCTACTGTTCTTCCTACAATCGAAGAAGTTTACGCAATCGCAGAAATGATCGTGAAGGTAAAAGAGCCGATCGAATCTGAATATAAATTAATTAAAGAAAATCAGTTAGTATTTACATACTTCCACTTTGCTTCACATGAGCCTTTAACAAAAGCAATGATTGAAAGCAAAGCAGTTTGTTTAGCATACGAAACTGTTGAGAAAAAAGATCGTTCATTGCCATTATTGGTTCCAATGAGCGAAGTTGCCGGCCGTATGGCTGTGCAAAAAGGTGCTAACTACCTTGAAAAACCATTAGGTGGTCGCGGTGTGTTATTAGGTGGTGTTGCCGGTGTTGCTCCTGCTAAGGTGTTAATCTTAGGTGGTGGTATTGTTGGTACAGAAGCTGCTAAAATGGCTGCCGGTTTAGGTGCCGATGTAACCATTATGGATATCAGCTTACCTCGTTTACGTTATTTGTCAGATATTTTACCTGCAAACGTAAAAACGGTAATGTCTAACTCTTATAACATTTCACAGGCCATCAAATCATCAAACCTGATCATCGGTTCGGTATTGATTCCTGGTGCAAAAGCTCCTCACTTGATCACCCGCAACATGTTAAAAGAAATGCAGCCTGGTACTGTATTAGTTGACGTTGCTGTTGACCAAGGTGGATGTATTGAAACTTGTAAACCTACAACACACGAAAACCCAACCTTCGTAATTGACGGTGTAGTTCATTACTGCGTGGCTAACATGCCAGGTGCAGTTCCTTACACTTCAACGCTGGCATTAACAAACGCTACTTTACCTTACGTTATCAAATTAGCAAACAAAGGTTGGGTAGATGCTTGTCAGAATGACGAAGAATTACGCAAAGGTTTAAATGTGATCAATGGTCATATTGTTTACAAACCAGTTGCGGAAGCTTTCGGTATGGGTTATACACCTGTAGAAAACTACTTGTAA